Proteins encoded together in one Candidatus Micrarchaeia archaeon window:
- a CDS encoding 4Fe-4S binding protein, whose amino-acid sequence MVKEDKKTKGENKGKLKVPKVPHSKCDTAKENKTGSWRDQKPSIDLSKCIKCGQCALHCPDGAIEIDEKGAHINYDYCKGCLICERICPVKAISHKKEDK is encoded by the coding sequence ATGGTAAAAGAAGATAAAAAAACAAAAGGAGAAAATAAAGGAAAGTTAAAAGTTCCTAAAGTTCCGCATTCAAAATGTGATACTGCTAAAGAAAATAAAACAGGCTCATGGAGAGATCAAAAACCTTCAATTGATTTATCAAAATGTATTAAATGCGGGCAATGTGCATTACATTGTCCAGATGGCGCGATTGAAATAGATGAAAAAGGCGCGCATATAAATTATGATTATTGTAAAGGATGTTTGATATGTGAAAGAATATGTCCTGTTAAAGCAATTTCACACAAAAAAGAAGATAAGTAA
- a CDS encoding 2-oxoacid:acceptor oxidoreductase family protein, translating to SAEECRKKLKSKNIGEVYTVDATSIALEKIGKPIVNTAMLGAFVNLVDWVDSQCLEKAVKEHFDDEKIADKNIAAFKGCCEIVKV from the coding sequence TATCTGCTGAAGAATGCAGAAAAAAATTAAAGTCTAAAAATATTGGTGAAGTTTATACTGTTGATGCAACTTCAATTGCTTTAGAAAAAATTGGAAAACCAATTGTTAATACAGCAATGTTGGGTGCATTTGTTAATTTAGTTGACTGGGTAGATTCTCAATGTTTAGAAAAAGCAGTTAAAGAACATTTTGATGATGAAAAAATAGCAGATAAAAATATAGCTGCATTTAAAGGATGTTGTGAAATAGTTAAGGTGTAA